A stretch of Aureispira sp. CCB-E DNA encodes these proteins:
- a CDS encoding mechanosensitive ion channel family protein: protein MDTIIEWFHRFSDGLTETESKALTTFVLVILLWVIQRIVTRSIMKLQSDLAVRYTWRKSATYGIYVIGIIGIALVWANHFGDFATYLGLLSAGLAIAFQDPIVNMAGWYFILVQKPFKVGDRIQVENQIGDVVDINLFQFSIVEVGNWVGDEQSTGRIIHIPNSKIFKAPLANYNEGLDYIWNEIQVLVTFESNWRKCKEVLQETLNEHAPKVSEHARKELQSASGQYLIYYHKVTPIVYTSVEASGVLLTMRYLCEPKRRRNTTSYLWEKILDQFNDPANVDMDFAYPTRRAVTTGDGVKAATGD from the coding sequence ATGGATACGATAATAGAATGGTTTCATCGATTTTCTGATGGACTAACAGAAACAGAAAGCAAAGCTTTAACAACTTTTGTGTTGGTGATTCTTTTGTGGGTAATACAACGAATTGTGACACGCTCTATTATGAAACTACAGAGCGATTTAGCGGTTCGTTATACTTGGCGAAAGAGTGCAACGTATGGTATTTATGTAATTGGAATTATTGGTATTGCCTTAGTTTGGGCGAATCACTTTGGTGATTTTGCTACTTATTTGGGTTTGCTATCCGCAGGTCTAGCAATTGCTTTTCAAGACCCTATTGTCAACATGGCAGGATGGTATTTTATCTTGGTACAAAAGCCATTTAAGGTAGGAGATCGGATTCAAGTCGAGAATCAAATTGGTGATGTTGTAGACATCAACTTGTTTCAGTTTTCGATTGTAGAAGTTGGCAATTGGGTAGGAGACGAGCAAAGTACAGGTCGGATTATACACATTCCTAATTCTAAAATTTTTAAAGCTCCTTTGGCAAATTACAATGAGGGGTTGGATTACATTTGGAATGAAATTCAGGTTTTGGTGACATTCGAAAGCAATTGGAGAAAGTGCAAAGAGGTATTGCAGGAAACATTGAACGAACACGCACCTAAGGTCAGTGAGCATGCTAGAAAAGAACTACAGTCAGCTTCTGGACAGTATTTGATTTATTATCATAAGGTAACACCAATTGTTTATACAAGTGTCGAAGCTAGTGGTGTTTTGTTAACAATGCGTTATTTGTGCGAGCCCAAACGACGACGAAATACGACAAGCTATTTGTGGGAAAAAATCTTAGATCAATTTAACGATCCAGCCAATGTTGATATGGATTTCGCTTATCCTACTCGACGAGCAGTTACGACTGGAGATGGTGTAAAAGCAGCTACAGGCGATTGA
- a CDS encoding DUF4258 domain-containing protein yields the protein MKKYLLHPYFRIILVATIVLLLLNSCEYGLEQGNVAQNPTVTANKNTAPETADDHGTNGASRNESIEEPSVPVAPKEFTERDLKFKGKPIVITRHARCRMGCREIDAFEIQEVIDQDHINYKKTRPAQPGKCPSIAYEGTTRDQQHVRVIVGDCERDPIIITVIDLGNKYNCTCD from the coding sequence ATGAAAAAATATCTGTTGCATCCTTATTTTAGAATAATATTGGTGGCAACTATCGTACTACTTTTGTTGAACAGTTGTGAATATGGACTGGAGCAAGGCAATGTGGCTCAAAATCCTACGGTCACAGCGAACAAAAATACTGCACCTGAAACAGCTGATGATCATGGAACCAATGGCGCATCAAGAAATGAGTCGATCGAAGAACCTTCCGTTCCTGTTGCGCCCAAAGAATTTACCGAAAGAGATTTGAAGTTTAAAGGAAAACCAATTGTTATTACACGACACGCTCGTTGCCGAATGGGATGCCGAGAAATTGATGCTTTTGAAATTCAAGAAGTGATTGATCAAGATCATATTAATTATAAAAAGACAAGACCAGCGCAGCCTGGAAAATGCCCATCTATTGCTTATGAGGGGACAACTAGAGATCAGCAACATGTGCGTGTTATTGTTGGGGATTGTGAGCGTGATCCTATTATTATCACTGTAATTGACTTGGGAAATAAATACAATTGTACTTGTGATTAA
- a CDS encoding RtcB family protein has product MKKEKLRGKDLVAIGYQDTAIRSLAMLLVGKGYKHTSKKEKLELLQQVAQQPKDYTQHTVLGPVAIKLLDEQAKVENYAFSDKPFTIYGANGIDESAKEQMKQAMSLPITADGALMPDAHYGYGLPIGGVLATKDAIIPYGVGVDIGCRMCLSIFDAQGSYIKDNTSQLKRIIQDNSRFGKTTFDDNKRNDAIFDRSEFKEIGLLRSLIDKAYQQIGSSGGGNHFVEFGWVEIKEANNDLNLPIGNYLALLSHSGSRGLGAKIANTYTNIAMKKRNLPKSTAHLSWLHMNEHEGQEYWIAMNLAGDYASACHHHIHRRIQKALGIKQLHQIENHHNFAWKEQLADGSAVFVHRKGATPAHKGAWGIIPGSMTAPAFIVRGLGNPQSINSASHGAGRAFSRRKAKESFTKKMLREVLKSNQVELIGAGLDEAPFAYKDIHTVMQAQQELVDIVAPFYPKIVRMDSGK; this is encoded by the coding sequence ATGAAAAAAGAAAAACTTAGAGGAAAAGATTTAGTAGCTATAGGTTACCAAGATACTGCTATTAGAAGTTTGGCAATGTTACTTGTTGGCAAAGGTTATAAGCATACTTCCAAAAAAGAAAAATTGGAGTTGCTTCAACAAGTCGCACAGCAACCCAAGGATTATACGCAACATACTGTCTTAGGACCTGTAGCCATCAAGCTATTGGACGAACAAGCAAAAGTCGAAAACTATGCTTTTTCTGATAAGCCTTTTACTATTTATGGTGCTAATGGAATCGACGAGAGTGCCAAAGAGCAAATGAAACAAGCCATGAGCCTTCCTATTACAGCCGATGGTGCTTTAATGCCAGATGCGCATTATGGTTATGGATTGCCTATTGGTGGCGTTTTGGCTACTAAAGATGCTATTATTCCTTACGGAGTTGGGGTTGATATTGGTTGTCGAATGTGTTTGAGTATCTTTGATGCTCAAGGGAGTTATATCAAGGACAATACCTCTCAGTTAAAAAGAATCATTCAAGACAATTCTAGATTTGGTAAAACTACGTTTGATGACAACAAGAGAAACGATGCTATTTTTGATCGATCTGAATTTAAAGAAATCGGTTTGTTGCGTTCTTTAATTGACAAAGCTTATCAACAAATTGGTTCTTCTGGTGGGGGCAATCATTTTGTGGAATTTGGTTGGGTTGAAATTAAGGAAGCGAATAATGACTTGAATTTGCCAATTGGCAACTATCTAGCCTTGTTGAGCCATTCAGGTTCAAGAGGTTTGGGTGCTAAAATAGCCAATACTTATACCAATATTGCTATGAAAAAACGCAATTTGCCTAAGTCTACGGCTCATTTATCATGGTTGCATATGAATGAACATGAAGGACAAGAGTATTGGATTGCCATGAATCTGGCTGGTGACTATGCTTCTGCATGCCACCATCATATTCATCGTCGCATCCAAAAGGCATTAGGTATCAAACAATTGCATCAAATTGAAAACCATCATAACTTTGCCTGGAAGGAACAACTAGCAGATGGCTCTGCGGTTTTTGTACATCGAAAAGGAGCTACCCCCGCACACAAAGGCGCTTGGGGTATTATTCCTGGTTCTATGACTGCTCCTGCTTTTATTGTTCGAGGGTTAGGCAATCCGCAATCCATCAACTCTGCTTCTCATGGTGCTGGTCGCGCTTTTTCTAGACGAAAAGCCAAAGAGTCCTTCACTAAAAAAATGCTCCGAGAAGTTTTAAAAAGCAACCAAGTAGAATTAATTGGTGCGGGATTAGATGAAGCCCCTTTCGCTTACAAAGACATTCATACAGTCATGCAAGCACAACAAGAACTAGTAGATATTGTTGCTCCATTTTATCCTAAAATCGTTCGCATGGATTCAGGAAAATAA